TACGATTTAGCAGGAATCATAATAGGTGATAAAAGAATAGGTAATCCTAAATCAAAAATCTTAGACTTTTCCTTAATCCATTCGTCCAAATCCGAAAAATTGCTTAATTCCTCACTAATCCTCTTTTCCCTTTCAGTTGAATTTCTCACCAGAGATTTTAAAACAGATAATGACAAATTAATTTCACAAAGAGGTTGATCTATACTATTTATTGAAATAGATTCACTTCTAGGTTTAACATTAGTTTTACCACAATAGTATATCGTACCATTTAAACCTAAAGTTTGTAACCCACTTACTAATTCGTAAAGCTCATTGTCATTCCCTAAAAACGCTATCACATTAGGTATTTCGGAATAAGGATTTTGAATAAGTAAAAAATCGAATATATTAGATATCTTAACTATTTTACCTCTTAATGAAGACAATCCCCTCTCTAACGTATAGGCTGGAAGCTCAAAGCCCTTACCGTATACTATTACACCCTCTGACGGAATACTTACGGTAAAAATTTTTATAAAATCTTTTACACTAAAGCGGTCTTTAGACTGTTGCAACAGGAACACAACCCCTCTTGAGGATTTTCTGGTATCTTCCTAATTAAAGAATACAAAAGTTTTTTCGCTTTCTCAGTATTCTCACTCATTACCTTTGTAACCTCCTCCGCAGTAACTGGAACCTCAGCAAATACGTCATAATCAGTAACCATTGCTATTGTAGCATAACACATCTGCATTTCACATGCTAAATTAACCTCTGGCACTAACGTCATACCTATTATATCAGCCTTATACACTTCCCTCCAAACCCTACTTTCTGCTCTAGTAGAGAACCTAGGACCTTCAACACATATATACGTTCCAGATTCATGAACCGTTATATTTAATTCCCTTGCAGTCTCAATGGCAAGTCTCCTTAAATGCTCACAAAATGGATCAGCCATGGATACATGAGCTACCACCGGACCGTCAAAAAACGTATAGTTTCTAGATTTAGTCATATCAATGAATTGATCCGGTATAACGAAATCCCCCGGTTTATAATCCATTCTTAAACTTCCCACGGCAGAAACTGAAATAATCCACTTAACCCCTAATTCTTTTAAAGCCCATATGTTAGCCTTATAGTTTATTTTATGTGGAGGAATCCTATGTCTTCTACCATGTCTCGGTAAAAAAGCTACTTTCTTCCCTTCTACAGTTCCTATAGTTATTAAATCGCTTGGCTCCCCATAGGGTGTGTAAACTTTAATCTCCTTAAATTCTGAAAAAATCCCCGGATCGTACAACCCAGAACCGCCTATTATTCCAATTAGCGCCTTTTCTGTTTGAGGAATCATAATTGAACTACACTAAAGTTCCTAATAAAGTATAAACCAAAAAATTGATAAAGTTTTAACAGAGATTTTTTAGGGATTAATTTTGCCTAAAATTCCAGTAAAAGTAGTAACGTGGGATGAAATAGTAGATTTGTCTACAAAATTATCTGAAAAAATAAGGGAAAGCAATTATAATATTGATATAATAATAGCAATAGCTAGAGGCGGATTAGTGCCCGCTAGACTAGTAGCAGACGTTTTAGGGGTATTAGATATACTATCAATAAAAATAGAACACTGGATAGTTACAGCATCCCACACGCCAGAAGCCAGAGTAAAATATCCCTATAAAGTGGATTTAAATGGAAAAAAAGTACTTATAGTTGATGATATTACAGATACCGGTGACAGTATAGAATTAGCTAAGAAATTTGTTATAGAAAATTTTAATCCTTCTGAAGTAAAAACAGCAACTTTACAATATATAAAACCTGTGGCAAAAATTACTCCAGATTATTATGCCGAAGAGATAACCTCGTGGACCTGGTTTATGTATCCTTGGAATTATTGGGAAGATGAGATAAATTTGGTAAATAAGATATTAGTTGAAAAGGGAACACAAGATATAGACATAAATGAACTTAAAAAAATGTTTACAGAAAGTTATGGAATATCTCAACCACCTATTCCTTTAGAAAATATAATTAGGGAAATGAAAAGAAGAAAAATCATTTAGGAAATTCTATATCTCAATTTGCCA
The genomic region above belongs to Saccharolobus caldissimus and contains:
- a CDS encoding S-methyl-5'-thioadenosine phosphorylase translates to MIPQTEKALIGIIGGSGLYDPGIFSEFKEIKVYTPYGEPSDLITIGTVEGKKVAFLPRHGRRHRIPPHKINYKANIWALKELGVKWIISVSAVGSLRMDYKPGDFVIPDQFIDMTKSRNYTFFDGPVVAHVSMADPFCEHLRRLAIETARELNITVHESGTYICVEGPRFSTRAESRVWREVYKADIIGMTLVPEVNLACEMQMCYATIAMVTDYDVFAEVPVTAEEVTKVMSENTEKAKKLLYSLIRKIPENPQEGLCSCCNSLKTALV
- a CDS encoding phosphoribosyltransferase, with protein sequence MPKIPVKVVTWDEIVDLSTKLSEKIRESNYNIDIIIAIARGGLVPARLVADVLGVLDILSIKIEHWIVTASHTPEARVKYPYKVDLNGKKVLIVDDITDTGDSIELAKKFVIENFNPSEVKTATLQYIKPVAKITPDYYAEEITSWTWFMYPWNYWEDEINLVNKILVEKGTQDIDINELKKMFTESYGISQPPIPLENIIREMKRRKII